In one window of Brachyhypopomus gauderio isolate BG-103 chromosome 16, BGAUD_0.2, whole genome shotgun sequence DNA:
- the LOC143478048 gene encoding uncharacterized protein LOC143478048, protein MMSTDMCTVSLFTLNLTMDQTLYNYSCVSIMNDHQDLPRKIERLVSLQIEDTTTAPVSPHEVPIASNLKVKVYRNGGNHSLQKSWWGSVRVAVGENLQLACLSSDEHCEGQWMRDNVALPNTNSGALLQWTEISQEDGGSYTCHCASQNITVIIEVIKDDYSGWIQILTAIALSAAVMLMLKLMFLWYKKQRSLQESEVSSLVIYENTRPKKEGVTPRPLEQDCQSDPEVPYADIVISVRGSSVPELTGVRNHNPRDHRPRWRGEDSAAGARLHACRSADRLHVNQKEIGRRLSTTSEYAVITYSADALS, encoded by the exons ATGATGAGCACAGACATGTGTACGGTGAGCTTATTTACTCTGAATCTCACCATGGATCAGACACTCTACAATTACTCCTGTGTCTCCATCATGAATGATCACCAAGACCTCCCTCGTAAGATAGAGAGGCTGGTATCACTGCAAATTGAAG ATACGACCACAGCGCCAGTCAGCCCCCATGAAGTGCCTATAG CTTCGAATCTGAAAGTGAAGGTTTACAGGAACGGGGGGAATCACTCGCTCCAAAAGTCCTGGTGGGGCAGCGTCCGTGTGGCGGTGGGAGAGAACCTCCAACTGGCGTGTCTCTCCAGTGACGAACACTGCGAGGGCCAGTGGATGCGAGATAACGTCGCTCTCCCAAACACAAACTctggagctctgctgcagtggacTGAGATCAGCCAGGAGGACGGCGGGAGCTACACATGTCACTGTGCCAGCCAGAATATCACGGTCATTATAGAGGTCATTAAAGATG ATTATTCTGGGTGGATCCAAATCTTAACAGCTATTGCACTGTCTGCAGCAGTGATGCTAATGCTTAAACTGATGTTCCTATGGTACAAAAAGCAACGCAGTTTGCAAGAATCAGAGGTTTCATCTCTGGTAATCTATGAAAA CACAAGACCCAAAAAAGAAGGTGTGACCCCCAGGCCTCTAGAACAAG ATTGCCAGAGTGATCCCGAAGTGCCATATGCCGACATCGTAATCTCCGTGAGAGGGTCCAGTGTTCCTGAGCTCACGGGGGTCCGAAACCATAACCCACGGGACCACAGACCT AGATGGAGGGGGGAGGACTCGGCCGCGGGGGCTCGGCTGCACGCGTGTCGCTCCGCCGACAGACTGCACGTCAACCAGAAGGAGATCGGCAGGAGGCTGAGCACTACCTCGGAGTACGCGGTCATCACCTACTCCGCGGACGCGCTGAGCTAG
- the nrgnb gene encoding neurogranin (protein kinase C substrate, RC3) b isoform X2: protein MLEAGVSGEMSVPFSNTNLRVPRGFGNILEGLAREVLREQPDDIPAFAAEHFTALLKEREESGLDATEWGARLEDRFYNNHAFKDTENQENSSSATPVGSPVNEDKPNEAKSFENSGDQMNQVFKASHSPENLNPSKDREEPEEQQSMKDLRDEESPDPEPITNVPYRGTANVDICAEGLKDIDEIKEQMAGNIHQTGGVGEENETPDKDVCATEPDPTHLCSDGGVADVDTCAEEQQSTLQEEERAHEHAENNRNLTDANLARVLKSPECSMVGELAEPRDVQGSHDEFTPSSAHPEQVADDEVGDMSTSENPVTPPAKPEEEAEHVQNTVSEITDDLFDEVGPQDEQFSLHEAQGGTEDVFDETSTERVALETRNQETQETLLETEGISEMLSTMGNVSPEDGGDNGGTKCENTSELTGGDYSDLDRITGGDIIHDRTMSPEHKQSSSEKDVQEDEKYDGKESYPINMGMDNFESGLNVPVEELQGWMESSTDLTAEDGEDTRTFHEVKTEDATGPEDQEESGTNEAEMNEDHLFDGKSVAQVGEAPSERMSDEAAEDTEVTQERNTDQRHEEEDEDEDDERGTGLGGPSEKEKAMNQEFLQETENEEMDTPENKRNLQEDSHQPQEEEDIMDIPLDDPEANKAAAKIQAGFRGHMTRKKLKPGEKPGEEEDQKE from the exons ATGTTGGAAGCAGGTGTGTCTGGGGAAATGTCTGTGCCTTTCTCCAACACCAACCTGCGAGTCCCACGTGGGTTTGGAAATATCCTGGAGGGTCTTGCCAGAGAGGTTCTGAGAGAGCAGCCTGATGACATCCCGGCCTTCGCAGCCGAGCACTTCACAGCGCTTCTGAAAGAAAGAGAAG AAAGCGGCCTAGACGCAACTGAATGGGGTGCCAGACTGGAGGACCGGTTCTACAATAATCACGCTTTCAAG GACACAGAAAACCAAGAAAACTCCAGCTCAGCCACACCAGTTGGCAGCCCTGTGAATGA AGACAAACCAAATGAGGCCAAATCTTTTGAAAATAGTGGGGATCAAATGAATCAGGTGTTTAAAGCTTCTCATTCACCTGAAAACCTCAATCCATCTAAAGACAGAGAGGAGCCGGAAGAACAGCAAAGCATGAAGGATCTACGAGATGAGGAATCACCTGATCCTGAACCCATCACTAATGTTCCCTACCGCGGAACTGCAAATGTTGACATCTGTGCTGAGGGCCTGAAAGATATAGACGAGATTAAAGAGCAAATGGCCGGAAACATCCACCAAACTGGAGGTGTCGGTGAAGAAAATGAAACGCCTGATAAAGACGTCTGTGCAACTGAGCCGGATCCCACACACCTATGTTCAGATGGTGGTGTTGCAGACGTAGATACTTGTGCTGAGGAACAGCAGTCTACACTGCAGGAAGAGGAGCGTGCACATGAACACGCTGAGAACAACAGAAACTTGACTGATGCAAATCTTGCCAGAGTGTTAAAGAGCCCAGAATGTTCCATGGTGGGAGAACTGGCTGAACCTCGTGATGTCCAGGGTAGTCATGATGAATTCACTCCGTCCTCAGCTCATCCTGAGCAGGTCGCTGATGATGAAGTAGGTGACATGTCCACCAGTGAAAACCCAGTCACTCCCCCAGCTAAACCGGAGGAGGAAGCTGAGCATGTTCAGAACACTGTCTCTGAAATTACTGATGATTTGTTTGACGAAGTTGGACCACAAGATGAGCAGTTCAGTTTACATGAAGCACAAGGAGGCACTGAGGACGTGTTTGATGAAACAAGTACAGAGAGAGTAGCCCTGGAAACCAGAAACCAGGAGACACAGGAGACTTTGCTGGAAACTGAAGGCATTAGTGAGATGTTGTCCACTATGGGAAACGTCAGCCCAGAAGACGGTGGTGATAATGGTGGTACCAAATGTGAGAACACATCTGAACTTACAGGGGGAGATTACAGTGACTTGGATCGCATCACTGGTGGTGATATTATTCATGACAGAACTATGAGCCCTGAGCATAAACAAAGTTCCTCTGAGAAAGATGTGCAAGAAGATGAGAAATATGATGGCAAAGAGTCTTATCCTATAAACATGGGCATGGACAATTTTGAGAGTGGCCTGAACGTCCCTGTGGAGGAACTGCAAGGGTGGATGGAATCTAGCACTGATCTCACTGCAGAAGACGGAGAAGACACGAGAACATTTCATGAGGTTAAGACCGAAGACGCCACTGGACCTGAGGATCAAGAAGAGAGTGGCACGAATGAGGCTGAGATGAATGAAGACCATTTGTTTGATGGCAAGTCCGTTGCTCAGGTTGGAGAAGCTCCTTCTGAGCGTATGTCTGATGAAGCTGCTGAGGACACGGAGGTCACCCAGGAAAGGAATACTGACCAAAGGCAtgaggaagaagatgaggatgaagatgatgagAGAGGTACAGGTCTGGGAGGACCATCTGAAAAGGAAAAAGCCATGAACCAAGAGTTCCTACAAGAGACTGAGAACGAGGAGATGGACACTCCTGAGAACAAGAGGAACTTACAG GAGGACTCTCACCAGCCCCAGGAGGAGGAAGACATCATGGACATCCCCCTGGACGACCCAGAGGCTAACAAGGCGGCGGCCAAGATCCAGGCGGGTTTCCGTGGCCACATGACCCGGAAGAAGTTGAAGCCGGGCGAGAAGCCtggtgaggag
- the nrgnb gene encoding neurogranin (protein kinase C substrate, RC3) b isoform X1 — MSVPFSNTNLRVPRGFGNILEGLAREVLREQPDDIPAFAAEHFTALLKEREESGLDATEWGARLEDRFYNNHAFKDTENQENSSSATPVGSPVNEDKPNEAKSFENSGDQMNQVFKASHSPENLNPSKDREEPEEQQSMKDLRDEESPDPEPITNVPYRGTANVDICAEGLKDIDEIKEQMAGNIHQTGGVGEENETPDKDVCATEPDPTHLCSDGGVADVDTCAEEQQSTLQEEERAHEHAENNRNLTDANLARVLKSPECSMVGELAEPRDVQGSHDEFTPSSAHPEQVADDEVGDMSTSENPVTPPAKPEEEAEHVQNTVSEITDDLFDEVGPQDEQFSLHEAQGGTEDVFDETSTERVALETRNQETQETLLETEGISEMLSTMGNVSPEDGGDNGGTKCENTSELTGGDYSDLDRITGGDIIHDRTMSPEHKQSSSEKDVQEDEKYDGKESYPINMGMDNFESGLNVPVEELQGWMESSTDLTAEDGEDTRTFHEVKTEDATGPEDQEESGTNEAEMNEDHLFDGKSVAQVGEAPSERMSDEAAEDTEVTQERNTDQRHEEEDEDEDDERGTGLGGPSEKEKAMNQEFLQETENEEMDTPENKRNLQEDSHQPQEEEDIMDIPLDDPEANKAAAKIQAGFRGHMTRKKLKPGEKPGEEVSSGEALNGSQGNTGGPEGVETEDTSMPEQ; from the exons ATGTCTGTGCCTTTCTCCAACACCAACCTGCGAGTCCCACGTGGGTTTGGAAATATCCTGGAGGGTCTTGCCAGAGAGGTTCTGAGAGAGCAGCCTGATGACATCCCGGCCTTCGCAGCCGAGCACTTCACAGCGCTTCTGAAAGAAAGAGAAG AAAGCGGCCTAGACGCAACTGAATGGGGTGCCAGACTGGAGGACCGGTTCTACAATAATCACGCTTTCAAG GACACAGAAAACCAAGAAAACTCCAGCTCAGCCACACCAGTTGGCAGCCCTGTGAATGA AGACAAACCAAATGAGGCCAAATCTTTTGAAAATAGTGGGGATCAAATGAATCAGGTGTTTAAAGCTTCTCATTCACCTGAAAACCTCAATCCATCTAAAGACAGAGAGGAGCCGGAAGAACAGCAAAGCATGAAGGATCTACGAGATGAGGAATCACCTGATCCTGAACCCATCACTAATGTTCCCTACCGCGGAACTGCAAATGTTGACATCTGTGCTGAGGGCCTGAAAGATATAGACGAGATTAAAGAGCAAATGGCCGGAAACATCCACCAAACTGGAGGTGTCGGTGAAGAAAATGAAACGCCTGATAAAGACGTCTGTGCAACTGAGCCGGATCCCACACACCTATGTTCAGATGGTGGTGTTGCAGACGTAGATACTTGTGCTGAGGAACAGCAGTCTACACTGCAGGAAGAGGAGCGTGCACATGAACACGCTGAGAACAACAGAAACTTGACTGATGCAAATCTTGCCAGAGTGTTAAAGAGCCCAGAATGTTCCATGGTGGGAGAACTGGCTGAACCTCGTGATGTCCAGGGTAGTCATGATGAATTCACTCCGTCCTCAGCTCATCCTGAGCAGGTCGCTGATGATGAAGTAGGTGACATGTCCACCAGTGAAAACCCAGTCACTCCCCCAGCTAAACCGGAGGAGGAAGCTGAGCATGTTCAGAACACTGTCTCTGAAATTACTGATGATTTGTTTGACGAAGTTGGACCACAAGATGAGCAGTTCAGTTTACATGAAGCACAAGGAGGCACTGAGGACGTGTTTGATGAAACAAGTACAGAGAGAGTAGCCCTGGAAACCAGAAACCAGGAGACACAGGAGACTTTGCTGGAAACTGAAGGCATTAGTGAGATGTTGTCCACTATGGGAAACGTCAGCCCAGAAGACGGTGGTGATAATGGTGGTACCAAATGTGAGAACACATCTGAACTTACAGGGGGAGATTACAGTGACTTGGATCGCATCACTGGTGGTGATATTATTCATGACAGAACTATGAGCCCTGAGCATAAACAAAGTTCCTCTGAGAAAGATGTGCAAGAAGATGAGAAATATGATGGCAAAGAGTCTTATCCTATAAACATGGGCATGGACAATTTTGAGAGTGGCCTGAACGTCCCTGTGGAGGAACTGCAAGGGTGGATGGAATCTAGCACTGATCTCACTGCAGAAGACGGAGAAGACACGAGAACATTTCATGAGGTTAAGACCGAAGACGCCACTGGACCTGAGGATCAAGAAGAGAGTGGCACGAATGAGGCTGAGATGAATGAAGACCATTTGTTTGATGGCAAGTCCGTTGCTCAGGTTGGAGAAGCTCCTTCTGAGCGTATGTCTGATGAAGCTGCTGAGGACACGGAGGTCACCCAGGAAAGGAATACTGACCAAAGGCAtgaggaagaagatgaggatgaagatgatgagAGAGGTACAGGTCTGGGAGGACCATCTGAAAAGGAAAAAGCCATGAACCAAGAGTTCCTACAAGAGACTGAGAACGAGGAGATGGACACTCCTGAGAACAAGAGGAACTTACAG GAGGACTCTCACCAGCCCCAGGAGGAGGAAGACATCATGGACATCCCCCTGGACGACCCAGAGGCTAACAAGGCGGCGGCCAAGATCCAGGCGGGTTTCCGTGGCCACATGACCCGGAAGAAGTTGAAGCCGGGCGAGAAGCCtggtgaggaggtgagcagCGGTGAGGCCCTCAACGGCAGCCAGGGCAACACAG
- the LOC143478272 gene encoding uncharacterized protein LOC143478272, which yields FFCPEGSSSPVPCEEGTFSPRPALQEASECTPCGGGKYCTGVGRRESAGVCEGGFYCRQRSISATPLDGHTGGLCPPGSFCPSGSAHPQPCPPGTFSNSTGLTHVKQCIQCPAGYYCLGSNLTSPTGLCSAGYYCTGASATPVQYQTDKGHYSLEGAVKAEACPLGTFQPVKGESSCLECQPGRLCNLTGLSHQPLCPPGHYCPAGSSNARPCPPGTYMANPGAEKVQHCGPCDAGQFCHCPGLSAPQGFCEPGFYCSGGANTATPVNFRFGDICPAGYYCPKGTQHSRQYPCPPGTWSSVVGAQNMSYCSPCPAGLYCNATGLTQPTGICKAGFYCTGGAKTSMPEDGVTGNRCPAGFFCPQGCTSPQHCPEGTFSNTTGKCQIVVAVSPYSGNNATCRHSGPP from the exons TTTTTCTGTCCTGAGGGGAGCTCCTCCCCAGTGCCGTGTGAGGAGGGCACTTTTAGCCCTCGGCCTGCCCTGCAGGAGGCATCAGAGTGCACCCCTTGTGGTGGGGGCAAGTACTGCACTGGAGTGGGCAGACGAGAATCTGCAGGGGTTTGTGAGGGAGGATTCTACTGCAGACAAAGATCTATTAGTGCT ACACCTCTTGATGGACACACCGGAGGCCTGTGCCCACCAGGCAGTTTCTGTCCAAGTGGCTCTGCACACCCACAGCCCTGCCCGCCAGGCACCTTCAGCAACAGCACAGGGCTTACACACGTGAAACAGTGCATCCAGTGTCCCGCAGG ttattaCTGTTTAGGCTCAAACTTGACCTCTCCGACTGGTCTGTGCTCTGCGGGGTATTACTGCACCGGAGCTTCTGCGACTCCTGTTCAGTATCAAACTGATAAAGGTCACTACTCTCTAGAGGGGGCAGTCAAGGCTGAGGCTTGCCCTTTGGGCACTTTTCAACCA GTAAAAGGTGAAAGTTCATGCCTTGAGTGCCAGCCAGGTCGACTGTGCAACCTGACAGGCCTGTCCCACCAGCCTCTCTGCCCACCAGGACACTACTGCCCAGCTGGGTCTTCAAATGCCCGTCCCTGTCCCCCT GGGACCTACATGGCCAATCCAGGAGCAGAGAAGGTACAGCACTGTGGCCCCTGTGACGCTGGTCAGTTCTGTCACTGTCCTGGTCTCTCTGCCCCTCAGGGCTTCTGTGAGCCTGGATTCTACTGCAGCGGGGGGGCCAACACTGCCACTCCG GTGAACTTCAGGTTTGGAGATATTTGTCCTGCGGGGTATTACTGCCCCAAAGGCACTCAGCACTCACGTCAGTACCCCTGCCCCCCTGGGACCTGGAGCAGTGTGGTGGGGGCTCAGAACATGTCCTACTGCTCGCCCTGCCCTGCAGGACTCTACTGCAACGCCACTGGTCTCACTCAGCCCACGGGAATATGCAAAGCAG GATTCTATTGCACGGGTGGTGCTAAGACCTCCATGCCTGAAGATGGAGTTACAGGAAACAGGTGCCCAGCAGGCTTTTTCTGCCCCCAAGGATGCACTTCAccccaacactgccctgaaGGCACTTTCTCCAACACTACAG GTAAGTGTCAAATAGTGGTCGCCGTGTCACCCTACAGTGGGAATAACGCCACCTGTCGGCACTCTGGTCCACCGTGA